Proteins encoded by one window of Arachis ipaensis cultivar K30076 chromosome B04, Araip1.1, whole genome shotgun sequence:
- the LOC107637589 gene encoding transcription factor MYB108-like — translation MDMKRRLNNNNNDNNDDDMDLRRGPWTVDEDLTLINYIANHGEGRWNSLARSAGLKRTGKSCRLRWLNYLRPDVRRGNITLEEQLLILELHASWGNRWSKIAQYLPGRTDNEIKNYWRTRVQKHAKQLKCDVNSKQFKDTMRFLWMPRLVERIQAAAATVTTAATAATATSSNSPTLSATKSVAINNNNTTTAYNFDNLNNLEVHSGNIMNMSNNNFGYATPENSSTGTSSDSFVTQDYCNNNNNVHVGNNNNNNNSDPSSDYYHQQGNNNNQVSFMDCITSPSSMSLFPHQEMDFQAMELPNTPWINNPSTFSNFWNDENMLLLQNLGCGDNM, via the exons ATGGATATGAAACGAAGgctaaacaacaacaacaatgacaataacGACGATGACATGGACCTCCGAAGAGGTCCATGGACCGTCGACGAAGACCTTACCCTCATCAATTACATTGCCAATCATGGCGAAGGTCGCTGGAATTCTCTTGCCCGCTCTGCCG GACTGAAACGAACCGGGAAGAGCTGCAGATTGAGATGGTTGAATTATTTGCGCCCAGATGTTAGACGTGGTAACATCACTCTTGAAGAACAGCTTCTTATTCTTGAGCTCCATGCTAGTTGGGGAAACag ATGGTCGAAAATTGCTCAATACCTACCTGGAAGAACTGACAACGAGATCAAGAACTATTGGAGAACTCGTGTTCAAAAACATGCGAAACAACTCAAATGTGATGTAAATAGCAAGCAATTCAAAGACACCATGCGCTTCCTTTGGATGCCAAGACTAGTGGAACGCATACAGGCGGCCGCAGCAACGGTTACAACTGCTGCGACTGCTGCGACCGCCACGTCGTCCAATTCTCCGACTTTATCAGCTACTAAATCAGTCGCTATTAACAACAATAATACTACTACAGCATACAACTTCGACAACCTTAACAACTTGGAGGTTCATAGTGGAAACATTATGAATATGAGCAACAACAACTTTGGTTATGCTACTCCAGAGAATAGTAGCACAGGAACATCATCGGATTCGTTTGTCACACAAGATTAttgcaacaataataataatgttcatgttggtaacaacaacaacaacaacaacagtgaCCCTAGTTCGGATTATTACCATCAACAAGGAAATAACAACAACCAAGTTAGCTTCATGGATTGCATCACTAGTCCATCCTCCATGTCATTGTTCCCTCATCAAGAGATGGATTTCCAAGCCATGGAATTACCAAACACCCCTTGGATTAATAATCCCTCTACATTCAGCAATTTCTGGAATGATGAAAACATGTTGCTTCTACAAAATCTAGGATGTGGTGACAACATGTGA
- the LOC107636061 gene encoding uncharacterized protein LOC107636061 codes for MLAYGVAADAIDDYMRIDKSTTIECLEKFVEAVISVFEDEYLRKSNPNDVQRLLQMVEDHSFPGMLGSIDCMHWQWKNCPKAWKGMYMSGYRGVATIVLEVVASSDLWIWHAFFGVSGSNNDINVLDRSPVFDDILNDRAPEVNYTINGNNYTMGYYLAYGIYPEWATFVKSISKPQGEKCKLFTQY; via the coding sequence ATGTTAGCATATGGAGTAGCAGCTGATGCTATTGATGATTATATGCGCATAGACAAGAGCACTACAATTGAATGCTTGGAAAAATTTGTTGAAGCTGTCATTTCGGTGTTCGAGGATGAATACTTACGAAAATCCAATCCAAATGACGTACAACGCCTGCTACAAATGGTGGAGGATCATAGCTTCCCTGGCATGTTGGGTAGCATTGACTGCATGCATTGGCAATGGAAAAATTGTCCAAAGGCGTGGAAAGGTATGTACATGAGTGGTTATCGTGGGGTTGCAACCATAGTACTTGAGGTTGTAGCATCTTCAGACCTTTGGATATGGCATGCGTTCTTTGGAGTTTCTGGTTCAAATAACGATATCAACGTGTTAGATCGTTCTCCAGTGTTTGATGATATTCTAAATGACCGTGCTCCGGAGGTAAATTATACTATTAATGGTAATAATTATACAATGGGATACTATTTAGCATATGGTATTTATCCTGAATGGGCCACATTTGTCAAATCAATCTCAAAGCCACAAGGGGAGAAATGCAAGTTATTTACACAATACTAA